The sequence below is a genomic window from Desulfomonile tiedjei.
GGTTGTTTCCGGATTGCCAAACATTATTCCTATCTTCTGTCTCATCTGGTTGGTAAAGATCACGGCCGCCTGAGAGCGTGCAATTGCCGCAGTAAGCTTTCGCAGGGCCTGCGACATCAGACGCGCTTGAAGGCCCATGTGAGCGTCGCCCATTTCACCTTCTATCTCGGCCTTAGGGACTAGCGCGGCAACCGAGTCAATTACAACCACGTCCATTGCGCCTGATCGAACCAGGATCTCAGTAATTTCCAGAGCTTGCTCGCCAGTGTCGGGCTGGGAGACGAGGAGTTCATCGGTGTTGACACCCAGCCTGCGGGCATAATGAACGTCGAGAGCGTGCTCTGCATCGACAAAAGCAGCGAAACCACCCCTTTTTTGAGCTTCCGCAATTACATGCAGGCACAGCGTGGTCTTTCCGGATGATTCCGGACCGTAAATCTCGACGATTCTCCCCTGGGGAATTCCCCCGACGCCTGTGGCGATGTCAAGGCCAAGAGATCCTGTGGAGATGGTCTTAATGTCGGGAATGACGCCCCCGGCGCCCAGCTTCATTATTGAGCCTCTGCCGAACTGGCGTTCGATCTGGGAAACCGCCATTTCCACCGCTCTTGCCTTTTCAGAATCGGGTAGATTCCCGTTCGGGATTTCTCTCCCTTTTCTAGGTTTGGCCATCAACGTTCCTTTCTTTTGACTCGGAGCGATCTGCAACGCGGGAAAAAGCCGCTTGGTCTTGAAAGTACGGAGCATGATTTTAACTCATTGTCATAAAAGACTGAACCCTTTATGTGAAAAATAGTCTTAATGTCTCGGAAGCTCATTTCAAGAGGCCTTGTCTCGCCCGGAGTCAAAAAAACAGCGGCACATCCGCTATTCGGATTGCTCTCTGGACAAAGATTCTGCTCTAATGATAGGAAGAATTCAAGGATTTTGGGCCCGACAAAGTTATGAGGCTCCAGAGGCGAATTGAGAGGCACAAGGTGCACGTTGTTTCAGCCAGTCGCAGAACCGACATACCGTCCTTTCATGCCGAATGGTTTATGCAGAGGATTCGTGAGGGATTCGTGCGCGTCTTGTCACCATTTGGAGGCGGAGTCCTCGAAGTGTCCCTTGCTCCTGAAGATGTGATCGCCATCGTCTTTTGGACAAAGAATGCTGCTCCAATTTTGCCTCACCTGGAGGAACTGCGTAACTTAGGGCATTGTTTCACTTTTCTGTACACGATAAATAATTATCCTGCCTTTGTGGAACCGGCCGTCCCGGAATGGGGTCACACTAAGAGTATTGTGGAGCAATTGTCCAAGCGGTTTCCTCAAGCAGCGTTCCGGTGGCGATACGACACCATAGTGCTTGGCGAATCCTTGGACTGGAAGTGGCATGTAAGGAATTTTCGCGGGCTGTGCAGATCACTGGCGCCTTATGCCACGGAGTGCATTTTCAGTTTTTGTGACTATTACCGAAAGACAACTAAGAATATGGAGCGCGGCATGCCGGATCACTGGAAACCCGGCGAGGCTCAATGCAAGGAGATGGCTGAAGAAATGGCTGCCGTGGCTAAGGAGTGGGGCATCTCTGTCGCCTCCTGTGCGCACGATTTCCTCATGTCGGACAATGTGGCCAAAGCCAAGTGTATCGACCCCGCATTTCTCGCTCGGGTGGTGGACTCACCGGAAAGACTAGCCGCTGTTACGGACCTGAAACGGGCCCCCACTAGGAAGGATTGCGGGTGCGCGGCTTCAAGGGATGTGGGAGCGTACGACACTTGCCTGCACGGTTGTCTATACTGCTACGCAAACGCGAATCCTGAAACCGCGGCAAGGAATGTCGAATTTGTCCGAAAAGATTCAGCCTGCCTCGATCCGAGAGCCGCGGGGGTAACCCCAGGAACCGATATCCGGATTGGCCGCAACAACAACACGGCCGCGGATACGTGCGACAAGAAGCCCCGGCCCCGTGGTGGGGTTTCCAGCCAGGCGTAAAGCGAAAAATGGAAGGCTTCATGCGGATAATGGTTGTCAGAACGGGAAAAAATTCTATGATATGTACATAGAGGGTCATGCACGAGACCGAGTAATTGAGGTTCGCCCATGATCAGAGGGAAAACTTAGAAAGTGAAATCCTTCGCCCACACAAAAATTGATAATGATAACCAAGATATGTCTCTCGACTATTGCGAGAATATTGATGATTCCTTGCGCCCTGAGGAGGCTGCGCGAGGAAGCGAGATCATGGAGACCTCCAGGCAGGAGAAAATCCTAAAATACTGTATCATCGCATCATGTATCCTACATGTGGGGTTCTTTGTGGCCTTGCCTCACCTGTCCGAACTGACCCCCACCAAAGCGCTTCTTAAGCCGGGTGAAACGGTAACGTCGGTTCGGTTGGTGGAGCCGCAAACGCCCAATACAGTCACTGAGCCACCACCCGAGAACGCGTCCGCAATTTCGGACCGAGATCACACAGCCGAACGACCAAGGCTCCCCAAAAGCCCACCCGCTCCAAAGCCTCCTCTTGGGAACGTGCAACCGATGGAAAAGAGGATGGCATCGTTGGTTCCCCCGCCCGCGCCCGAAGATCTTGTCAAACCCAGAGAAGAGCCGACAAAAAAGGACGTGACGACCAAAGCCCCCCCTGTTTCTGAAAAAGCTAATAGCAACCACAGCAAGCACCGAGATCAAACAGACCCGCTTGCGAAGAAGAACAGCCTGAACAAACGGCCCGTTGACCTGACCCCTACGCTTCAAGATATCGCCAAAGGTTTTTCCTCCCCCGGTGGGGCCACGGATTTCTACCCTGACGGCGATCTGGAAGAGGCCGTAGTTGATATAAACACTCGAGAAGACCGCTTTTTCTCATATCTTTGGCATTTGAAGCAGAAAATCCAAGGTGTGTGGGTCTATCCTGCGGTCGCGGCGAAATCCGGCATTGGAGGGGCGCTGTCAGTCGAGTTTTCCGTTTCCAAAGAAGGGGAGTTGTTATACGTGAATTTGGTAGACTCCTCAGGTCACACCATTCTCGATGAGTCAGCAATGAAAGCTATCAGGTCAGCCGCGCCTTACTTTCCTTTTCCCCCGAGGCTGAAGGCCAAGCGGCTGCGGGTTCGGGCGAATTTCATCTACGTTACAGGCAATGCTTTCAGAAGTATCATGTAAATGCCCGGTCAGCCGAGTCATCGGAAGGCATGCGCTTGAAGAGGGGTGTCATTCCGCGCTCGGTTTATTCCTCGCCTAAAGTTGTCAGCATTTTTTCGTAATCCGCGCGCTTGAGCAACTCCTCCAACTCCTCCGGGTCCGCCGGCTCGACCGCCATCAGCCAACCGTCGCCGTAGGGGTCGTCTGCAAGGATTTCCGGGGATTCCGCCAGTGACGTGTTGCTCTCAACCACTATGCCTGAAATCGGCGCGATAAGGTCCGTGACAGCTTTGCTGGTCTCGATTATTCCGAACGCCCTGTTTCGTGTCACGGATTCGTCCACCTCGGGAAGCTCTATGTAATCCACCTGCCCGAGTTCTTCCCTCGCGTAATCCGTGATACCGATGACGGCCTGATCTTTTTCCACCTTTACCCACAGATGATATTCAGAATAGAGCCTGTCTGACGGGAAATCCATGCAGTGTCCTCCTTGAGGTATTAATGGCGGCGATATATTGATCAAAAACCGGCTGGGTTGTCAATCACATCCTGGAGGGCTCTCCAATCGGACATGGTGCGCCACACAAATTCGCTACCACAAGGGATATGGCCGGCATCCCGAGCCTCGCTGGACCGGCGACCTTTGGTAGGGCCGTTGTCGCGGCTGATTAGAGCAATTCTCGAAAGCAATCACGGATTATAGCAGTTGCCAAAATTACTGTCCGATTTGTCTCTCGAAACTGTGAGCGATAGTATTTCTCAGGTTCAAAGAGAAGCCCTGCCTTAGTACGGCGCGGCCCCCCGCGTCCGCCCTTGTCTTGGCGTCTCGTTGGGCCTAGGGCAGGCACGGGGGCCTGCCCCTACACAGGCTGACCGCATTCGGACAAAAATTTTGGCACTCGGTATAACTTATGGGGTGCCACTGCCGGCTTGCCCAGCAGTGCGATTCGGGAAAAACTTCTGAGAATCACTATATTTGTTTGAACGAGAAATGGTATCCGAGTGCGCCCCTGCGCGACAGCCGCTCTCGTAACGACTTTCAACCTTCACGGCATCCTTGAAAGAAAGTTCTCGATCGGTTAGAATTTGTGGTTGGGGGAGGGAGAATTTTTCTTTGTGTCCTTTTTCTAAGGGTTGGACAGAAATCTAGTCCTAAGTTTGTTTCAGGTTGGAGGAGCAGATGTGGGAACGTTGTTCTGCATTGGCCGCCGTGCTGATGATTCTCGGCGCGCCTTGCTTGTGCTCGGCTGATGAATTTGCCGGCAAGCTGGAGCGGGTCGATCGAGAGACGGTCACTGTCCGAGGCGGCAACAATCAAAGCCTTATCCTTCGCGTGGACAGCGATAACAGGATTCAGGCCGCCCCGTTTCTGGGGAAGTCCGTAGCTGTTGATTTTCTAAACGAACAAGGCGTGTTCCGGGCGCTCCGCTTCCGGTCTGTTCCCTAGGCGCGCTGCGAGAAAGGGGGGGCCGGCAAAAGGAGTCCGACCCGCCCCCGCGGAGACGGTGCGTTTATTGTCCGCTGTCCAGAGGCAAGATCTCATAGCCTGTTCTTACCTCTTGCCGCGCCGCCATTTCGTATTTCTGAAGCCTTTGCTGCATCTCCTTCACGCAAGAACCGTCCGGGCATCTCTGCGAGCCTAATTCAATGGCCTTTCTTTGGTGGTCCACGGCCTTCACCGGATCGCCCTGTCGAAAGTAGGCTTCAGCCAGGGTTTCATGGACCACCCCGTCCTTGCCTTCGCTTAATTCCAGAGCTTTCTTGGCCAATTCCAGAGCTTTGGACGAATCCTGGAGTTTTTCATCCGGGCACGTTAGAAGAAACCAGGCTTTGTCCTGGATGGACCAAGCGTCGTTCGAGTTCAACTGTTCGACCTTTTTGAAGGCCTCATTTGCCTCTCGACATCTTCCCATGCGATTCAACACCCATGCCTGGAGACGATAGGCATCAATGAAATTAGGATTGCTCTTGATGGCCAGGGTAACGTCCGCCAGGGCCTTGTCTTGATCCTTGTTTCTCGAATGGATGTCCGCCCGTTGTGCGTAAGCCCATGCATAACGGGGGTTCAGCTTTACCGCGGAGGAGAAATCCTGCAATGCCTGATCAGTGTTCCGCTGGATCTTATTTACAATGCCTCTCTGCCCGTAGGCCGCTGCGCTGCCGGGGTCCTTCTCCAATGCTGTTTTTGCATCATCAAAGGCCTTGTCCAGTCTTCCCAGGTGAAGATAGGCCCTTGAACGCCCGATAAACGCCTCAGCGTTGCCAGGATTGGATTTGGCGGCCTTGTCGAAAAACGAAACCGCCTTTTCCCATTGTTTGTCAGCCATCGCCGAGTACGCGGCGGCCATATCAGGATCTTGCTTGCCTTTGAAAACTTCCTTCCAGGGAAAATAAAGAAGCGCACCTATGATTACAGCCGCTAAAATGGCACCGCCCATAAACGTATAGACCGAAAAACCGTTTTGGTCTCTGAGACCACGCAATGACACACCTGAATAGAATTTCATTTAAGTCACCCCTCACAGAATTTATTAATTACGGGCCGATTCTCTCACCGTCCCGCCAGTCTCTGCACAGATACGACGATGCCGGGGGGGACTCCCCGGGCTCATCTTGTCAGGGCCGGGCCGAATTTTTTTGCCGGCAGCCTGAGACTGGTTGACTTGCGAAACTGAACTTAAAATTATACTTCCTTCAAAGGCTAAATCAATGAGTATGTTCCAGGGAGCCAGGCAGAATGAACCAAGGACCCGATGAACAAGCGCGGCTGGAATTCGAGCAAAAGAACGATCCCATAGAAGTTGTCGCGTTTGATTTTGGCGGCGTGCTGGCCGAGGAAGGTTTCAGAAAAGGTCTAAAGGCAATCGCACGCCT
It includes:
- the recA gene encoding recombinase RecA produces the protein MAKPRKGREIPNGNLPDSEKARAVEMAVSQIERQFGRGSIMKLGAGGVIPDIKTISTGSLGLDIATGVGGIPQGRIVEIYGPESSGKTTLCLHVIAEAQKRGGFAAFVDAEHALDVHYARRLGVNTDELLVSQPDTGEQALEITEILVRSGAMDVVVIDSVAALVPKAEIEGEMGDAHMGLQARLMSQALRKLTAAIARSQAAVIFTNQMRQKIGIMFGNPETTTGGNALKFYASLRLDIRRIGQIKDGEAIVGSRTRVKVVKNKLSPPFQQVEFDIMYNEGISIAGEILDLGVEAAIIDKSGAWYSYGDERIGQGRENAKQFLKENLEIMYAIRARLLEQKGIVLAAQYEPGDDLESALEVGD
- a CDS encoding DUF1848 domain-containing protein, whose amino-acid sequence is MHVVSASRRTDIPSFHAEWFMQRIREGFVRVLSPFGGGVLEVSLAPEDVIAIVFWTKNAAPILPHLEELRNLGHCFTFLYTINNYPAFVEPAVPEWGHTKSIVEQLSKRFPQAAFRWRYDTIVLGESLDWKWHVRNFRGLCRSLAPYATECIFSFCDYYRKTTKNMERGMPDHWKPGEAQCKEMAEEMAAVAKEWGISVASCAHDFLMSDNVAKAKCIDPAFLARVVDSPERLAAVTDLKRAPTRKDCGCAASRDVGAYDTCLHGCLYCYANANPETAARNVEFVRKDSACLDPRAAGVTPGTDIRIGRNNNTAADTCDKKPRPRGGVSSQA
- a CDS encoding energy transducer TonB — protein: MSLDYCENIDDSLRPEEAARGSEIMETSRQEKILKYCIIASCILHVGFFVALPHLSELTPTKALLKPGETVTSVRLVEPQTPNTVTEPPPENASAISDRDHTAERPRLPKSPPAPKPPLGNVQPMEKRMASLVPPPAPEDLVKPREEPTKKDVTTKAPPVSEKANSNHSKHRDQTDPLAKKNSLNKRPVDLTPTLQDIAKGFSSPGGATDFYPDGDLEEAVVDINTREDRFFSYLWHLKQKIQGVWVYPAVAAKSGIGGALSVEFSVSKEGELLYVNLVDSSGHTILDESAMKAIRSAAPYFPFPPRLKAKRLRVRANFIYVTGNAFRSIM
- the gcvH gene encoding glycine cleavage system protein GcvH encodes the protein MDFPSDRLYSEYHLWVKVEKDQAVIGITDYAREELGQVDYIELPEVDESVTRNRAFGIIETSKAVTDLIAPISGIVVESNTSLAESPEILADDPYGDGWLMAVEPADPEELEELLKRADYEKMLTTLGEE
- a CDS encoding tetratricopeptide repeat protein; amino-acid sequence: MKFYSGVSLRGLRDQNGFSVYTFMGGAILAAVIIGALLYFPWKEVFKGKQDPDMAAAYSAMADKQWEKAVSFFDKAAKSNPGNAEAFIGRSRAYLHLGRLDKAFDDAKTALEKDPGSAAAYGQRGIVNKIQRNTDQALQDFSSAVKLNPRYAWAYAQRADIHSRNKDQDKALADVTLAIKSNPNFIDAYRLQAWVLNRMGRCREANEAFKKVEQLNSNDAWSIQDKAWFLLTCPDEKLQDSSKALELAKKALELSEGKDGVVHETLAEAYFRQGDPVKAVDHQRKAIELGSQRCPDGSCVKEMQQRLQKYEMAARQEVRTGYEILPLDSGQ